The following coding sequences lie in one beta proteobacterium CB genomic window:
- a CDS encoding phosphoribosylformimino-5-aminoimidazole carboxamide ribotide isomerase produces MLLIPAIDLKDGHCVRLEQGDMDKATVFSEDPGAMAAHWISKGARRLHLVDLNGAFAGKLKNESAIKSILKAVGDEIPVQLGGGIRDLETIERLLDDGISTVIIGTAAVKSPGFVQDACTAFPGHIMVGLDARDGKVATDGWSKITGHEVIDLAKKFEDYGVEAIIYTDIGRDGMMKGINMDATIKLAQAIRIPVIASGGLSNNQDIEALCEAEAEGVMGVIAGRSIYAGDLDLTAAQKYADELTLKFAKKII; encoded by the coding sequence ATGCTGCTGATTCCCGCGATTGACTTAAAAGATGGCCACTGTGTTCGACTCGAACAAGGTGACATGGATAAAGCCACTGTTTTTTCAGAAGATCCAGGGGCGATGGCTGCGCACTGGATTAGTAAGGGTGCACGTCGCCTACACCTAGTCGATTTGAATGGCGCATTTGCAGGCAAGCTGAAGAATGAATCTGCTATCAAATCAATCTTGAAAGCAGTGGGCGATGAGATTCCAGTTCAGCTGGGTGGTGGTATTCGTGATCTTGAAACGATTGAACGTTTATTAGATGACGGTATTAGCACTGTGATTATTGGTACTGCAGCAGTCAAGAGTCCTGGTTTTGTGCAAGATGCCTGCACAGCTTTTCCTGGTCATATCATGGTTGGCTTAGATGCGCGTGATGGCAAAGTGGCAACCGATGGCTGGAGCAAGATTACGGGACATGAAGTGATTGATCTTGCTAAAAAGTTTGAAGACTATGGGGTTGAAGCCATCATCTATACCGACATTGGTCGTGATGGCATGATGAAAGGCATCAATATGGATGCCACGATTAAATTAGCGCAAGCTATTCGGATTCCAGTCATTGCTAGCGGTGGTTTATCTAATAACCAAGATATTGAAGCACTCTGCGAAGCAGAGGCTGAGGGTGTGATGGGTGTGATTGCGGGTCGATCGATTTATGCTGGTGACTTAGATTTAACTGCAGCACAAAAATATGCCGATGAGTTAACCCTCAAGTTTGCCAAGAAAATTATTTAG
- a CDS encoding imidazoleglycerol phosphate synthase, cyclase subunit encodes MLTKRIIPCLDVTAGRVVKGVNFVGLRDAGDPVEIAKRYDTQGADELTFLDITATSDGRDLILHIIEDVASQVFIPLTVGGGVRAVADVRRLLNAGADKVSMNSSAVANPDLVSDAAAYYGSQCIVVAIDAKKTEAGNWEVFTHGGRTATGMDVVAWASEVAKRGAGEILLTSMNRDGSKDGFDLELTAAVSDAVSVPVIASGGVGNLQHLVDGITKGHADAVLAASIFHYGEYTVGQAKEYMASQGIPVRI; translated from the coding sequence GTGCTCACTAAACGAATTATTCCTTGCCTTGATGTGACGGCAGGGCGCGTTGTGAAAGGCGTGAACTTTGTTGGGCTGCGTGATGCGGGTGATCCGGTAGAGATTGCAAAACGCTACGACACCCAGGGCGCTGATGAGCTTACTTTTTTAGATATTACAGCTACCTCTGATGGGCGCGATCTCATTCTGCACATCATTGAAGATGTCGCATCTCAAGTATTTATTCCTTTGACTGTTGGTGGTGGTGTGCGCGCTGTGGCTGACGTACGTCGCTTGCTCAATGCCGGTGCTGATAAGGTGAGTATGAATTCATCCGCAGTAGCCAATCCCGATTTGGTTTCTGATGCTGCGGCATATTACGGCTCTCAGTGCATCGTCGTTGCGATTGATGCCAAAAAAACTGAAGCGGGTAATTGGGAAGTCTTTACTCATGGCGGTAGAACTGCAACCGGCATGGATGTAGTTGCATGGGCTTCTGAAGTCGCTAAACGTGGTGCTGGAGAAATTCTTCTCACCAGTATGAATCGCGATGGCAGTAAAGATGGTTTTGATCTAGAGTTAACTGCAGCAGTAAGTGATGCAGTTAGTGTGCCTGTGATTGCTTCTGGTGGCGTTGGTAATTTGCAGCACCTGGTGGATGGTATTACTAAAGGCCATGCTGATGCAGTACTCGCAGCCAGTATTTTTCATTATGGTGAATACACTGTTGGCCAAGCAAAAGAATACATGGCAAGCCAAGGAATTCCTGTCCGCATTTAA
- a CDS encoding Phosphoribosyl-AMP cyclohydrolase: MTMKNSFTPMESLEAGAWLDAVTWNEQGLVPVIAQEVGSKDILMMAWMNRDALLATLRLGEAVYWTRSRQKLWHKGEESGHTQKVKEIRLDCDGDTILLMVEQKDGIACHTGEHSCFFLRWDSGVSAWVDESKGHQ; this comes from the coding sequence ATGACCATGAAAAATTCCTTCACTCCAATGGAGTCTTTAGAGGCTGGAGCATGGCTAGATGCTGTTACTTGGAATGAACAAGGTCTGGTTCCAGTGATCGCCCAGGAAGTTGGCAGTAAAGATATCTTAATGATGGCTTGGATGAATCGCGATGCTCTATTGGCTACTTTGCGTTTGGGGGAGGCTGTGTATTGGACTCGCTCTAGGCAAAAGCTCTGGCATAAGGGTGAAGAATCTGGCCATACCCAAAAAGTAAAAGAAATTCGCCTCGATTGTGATGGCGACACCATTTTGCTCATGGTTGAGCAAAAAGACGGTATTGCTTGCCATACTGGCGAGCACAGTTGCTTCTTTTTGCGGTGGGATTCCGGTGTTTCTGCCTGGGTGGATGAGTCCAAGGGTCATCAATAA
- a CDS encoding phosphoribosyl-ATP diphosphatase, translating to MTSSAQKPSNLDSALAYLADVVDQRRDAFKAGEADPKTSYTALLFSKGDDGILKKIGEEATEAVMAAKDARNANLASEQQKLLVGEMADLWFHCLIALSQFGLRPEDVVAELNRRLGTSGIEEKAARKAAGTE from the coding sequence ATGACTAGTTCAGCACAAAAACCTTCCAATTTAGACTCCGCTTTGGCTTATTTAGCCGATGTGGTGGATCAGCGACGCGATGCATTTAAGGCTGGAGAGGCAGATCCCAAGACCTCTTACACGGCCCTGCTCTTTTCCAAGGGTGATGATGGCATTCTGAAAAAAATTGGCGAGGAGGCTACAGAAGCAGTTATGGCGGCTAAAGACGCCCGTAACGCCAATCTAGCCTCTGAGCAGCAAAAGCTCTTGGTAGGAGAAATGGCCGACCTTTGGTTTCATTGCTTAATTGCACTGTCCCAGTTTGGTTTGCGTCCCGAGGATGTTGTGGCTGAGCTCAATCGTCGCCTGGGTACCTCTGGCATCGAAGAGAAGGCGGCCAGAAAGGCCGCTGGTACAGAGTAA
- a CDS encoding Histidine triad (HIT) protein — protein MSHDPNCLFCKISKGEIPSQKVYEDEEIYAFKDINPAAPIHFLMIPKKHIAMLESAEVVDAPLLGRMMELAPRLAKEQGCRPGKDGGFRLVVNNGADGGQEVYHLHLHVMGGPRPWKK, from the coding sequence GTGAGTCACGATCCTAATTGCTTGTTTTGCAAGATTTCTAAAGGTGAAATCCCATCCCAGAAGGTGTATGAAGACGAGGAAATTTACGCTTTTAAAGATATCAATCCTGCCGCCCCCATTCATTTTTTGATGATCCCTAAAAAACATATTGCTATGTTGGAGTCTGCGGAAGTGGTGGATGCGCCATTGCTAGGTAGAATGATGGAATTAGCACCGCGTCTCGCCAAAGAGCAAGGCTGTCGTCCTGGAAAAGATGGCGGCTTTAGATTGGTAGTGAACAACGGTGCAGATGGTGGGCAAGAGGTCTATCACTTGCACTTGCATGTGATGGGCGGTCCGCGCCCCTGGAAAAAATAG
- the tatA gene encoding twin-arginine translocation protein, TatA/E family subunit, translating to MGSFSIWHWLIVLVIVMLVFGTKKLRNIGTDLGGAVKGFKDGMKTPEGTEESQDKAKEQIQSAAASTEKTVDVQAKDINK from the coding sequence ATGGGTTCATTTAGCATTTGGCATTGGTTAATTGTTTTGGTCATCGTGATGTTGGTATTTGGTACCAAAAAATTGCGCAATATCGGCACTGACTTAGGTGGAGCTGTTAAAGGTTTCAAAGACGGCATGAAAACGCCTGAGGGAACTGAAGAGTCGCAAGACAAAGCTAAGGAGCAAATTCAAAGTGCCGCTGCATCAACAGAGAAAACTGTGGATGTTCAGGCAAAAGACATCAATAAATAA
- the tatB gene encoding Twin-arginine translocation protein, TatB subunit — MIDLGVSKLALIAVVALVVVGPERLPKIARMAGNLFGRAQRYMADVKSEVSRQMDVEEFKKLREESVSAFKDVESSIQSTVQEAGANLSDQADIGSNMYTRAPLDEKEVLQKSIRQGRKSWGVRRAARPVWFKRSTGMRTRVQSGAARMKRFHHSAGK; from the coding sequence ATGATTGATCTCGGAGTTTCAAAGCTTGCACTCATTGCAGTAGTTGCATTGGTAGTGGTCGGGCCAGAGCGTCTTCCTAAGATCGCTCGTATGGCGGGTAATTTGTTCGGGCGCGCCCAACGTTACATGGCGGATGTCAAATCCGAAGTGAGTCGGCAGATGGATGTTGAGGAGTTTAAGAAACTCCGCGAAGAAAGTGTCTCCGCCTTTAAGGATGTTGAGAGCTCGATCCAATCTACTGTTCAAGAAGCGGGCGCTAATTTAAGCGACCAAGCTGATATTGGTTCGAATATGTATACGCGAGCCCCTCTCGATGAAAAAGAAGTTCTACAAAAATCGATACGCCAAGGTCGTAAGAGTTGGGGCGTAAGACGTGCAGCAAGACCGGTTTGGTTTAAGCGTTCCACTGGCATGCGCACACGCGTGCAATCTGGTGCCGCTCGTATGAAGCGCTTCCACCACAGTGCAGGCAAATAA
- a CDS encoding Sec-independent protein translocase, TatC subunit, producing MTQNNPTEDSGLQESFLSHLFELRDRIIKSALAIIVVFVCLVYWAPDIFHLFAQPLLQALPAGGKMIVTDVTGSFFVPMKVTMLVAFLIALPVVMYQLWAFIAPGLYQHERKLIVPLVVSSYSLFIFGMAFAYFLVFPTVFQFMASYNAPLGAEMSTDIDNYLSFAMTTFLAFGITFEVPVVVVVLVRMGMVPLAKLREIRPYVIVGAFVISAVVTPPDVLSQLLLAVPMSLLYELGLLIARFYVPKPSDDDAGTTANPDTQATV from the coding sequence ATGACGCAAAATAATCCAACAGAAGATTCGGGCTTACAAGAATCCTTCCTGTCTCATTTATTTGAGTTGCGTGATCGCATCATTAAGTCAGCCCTAGCAATTATTGTGGTGTTCGTTTGCCTGGTTTACTGGGCACCAGATATTTTTCATTTGTTCGCACAACCATTACTTCAGGCATTGCCCGCTGGCGGCAAGATGATCGTGACGGATGTAACGGGTTCATTCTTTGTGCCCATGAAAGTGACCATGTTGGTTGCTTTCTTAATTGCACTACCTGTGGTGATGTATCAGTTGTGGGCGTTTATTGCACCAGGACTTTATCAGCATGAGCGCAAATTGATTGTGCCTTTGGTAGTGAGTAGTTACAGCTTATTTATTTTTGGCATGGCATTTGCTTACTTCTTGGTGTTCCCAACAGTATTCCAATTCATGGCTAGCTATAACGCACCTTTGGGCGCTGAGATGTCGACGGACATTGATAACTACCTTAGCTTTGCAATGACTACCTTCTTGGCGTTTGGTATTACCTTCGAGGTGCCAGTTGTAGTTGTGGTGCTGGTGCGTATGGGTATGGTGCCGCTGGCTAAACTGAGAGAGATACGCCCATATGTGATTGTTGGTGCTTTTGTGATTTCAGCGGTTGTCACGCCGCCAGACGTACTCTCACAATTGTTACTTGCTGTGCCGATGAGTCTGCTCTATGAACTAGGATTGTTGATAGCGCGTTTTTATGTGCCTAAGCCGTCAGACGACGATGCGGGCACAACAGCAAACCCAGATACTCAAGCAACTGTTTGA
- a CDS encoding Sel1 domain protein repeat-containing protein has product MASREFLKILQSARLGDVSAQQNLASAYLTGAFKTPIQPSNALIWLEKSYFSIQNQIVSELSSSDTEISDVAGSSPELLDILERISLVPLEGTFNSPAFAFGWESFWKLAKANIEASYAAQWQLAELLLDPNKKDLQTELSSWLLRRGNDGDDFLSLQKKAKDFLLGLADSETPFTNSAKELLIKLQPKDEALSSLWNAWLSDKNEAALVQAAELGLTIAKLTLGLRLAQFNETASVGDDVGGSRGKSNASLKKAAYWLELAAKDGDRDAWFALGEIYRRPQFSGYNAAESDRCFDRAADLGHPVAQFRRGANLWRKREKLEEKVRGLQASYWIWQAYQQAVPEAKELLGKILENVSNPKENDWHDLAAFAEEALNHHAEHKLDHEWILLCHRLVIANQFNLSKAELLLCEVSELQHEHCVVVDIRHELPKILPRLIQIDTTQQRRSLLAAGKAFAGSESDLEGNLRQRRYRFDRVTEWLTATFSQDQTVA; this is encoded by the coding sequence ATGGCAAGCCGTGAATTCTTAAAAATCCTTCAATCTGCCCGACTGGGTGATGTATCCGCACAACAAAATTTGGCATCTGCTTATTTGACTGGGGCATTTAAAACCCCTATTCAACCGTCTAATGCCCTGATTTGGTTGGAAAAATCTTATTTTTCTATTCAAAATCAAATAGTTAGCGAATTGAGCTCAAGTGATACTGAAATTTCTGATGTTGCTGGCTCATCCCCAGAGCTTTTGGACATTCTAGAGAGAATCTCGCTCGTTCCGCTGGAGGGAACCTTTAATTCACCGGCATTTGCTTTTGGCTGGGAATCATTCTGGAAATTGGCTAAAGCCAATATCGAAGCAAGTTATGCAGCGCAGTGGCAACTCGCAGAACTATTACTAGATCCCAATAAAAAAGATTTGCAGACTGAATTGTCTTCCTGGCTATTAAGACGAGGAAATGATGGCGATGACTTTCTGTCTTTGCAAAAAAAGGCGAAAGATTTTTTATTGGGTCTGGCAGATTCTGAGACACCATTTACTAACAGCGCAAAAGAGCTGCTAATTAAGTTGCAACCAAAAGACGAAGCGCTCTCCTCTCTGTGGAATGCCTGGCTATCGGACAAAAATGAAGCTGCGCTGGTCCAAGCTGCAGAACTTGGCCTCACGATAGCCAAGCTCACTCTAGGTTTACGGCTAGCGCAATTTAATGAAACAGCTTCTGTGGGAGATGATGTTGGGGGATCTCGCGGTAAATCCAACGCCTCTCTCAAAAAAGCAGCCTACTGGTTAGAGTTGGCAGCCAAAGATGGTGATCGTGATGCTTGGTTTGCATTGGGTGAAATTTATCGTCGCCCACAGTTCTCTGGATACAACGCTGCTGAGAGTGATCGTTGCTTTGATCGCGCAGCAGATTTAGGTCATCCGGTTGCTCAATTTAGAAGAGGTGCGAACCTCTGGCGCAAGCGGGAGAAGTTAGAAGAAAAGGTTCGCGGCCTGCAAGCCTCTTATTGGATTTGGCAAGCTTACCAACAAGCCGTACCTGAAGCAAAAGAACTGCTCGGAAAGATTTTAGAAAACGTTTCTAACCCCAAAGAGAATGATTGGCATGATTTAGCCGCCTTTGCGGAAGAAGCACTCAATCATCATGCGGAACACAAGCTGGATCACGAATGGATCTTGCTATGTCATAGACTCGTTATAGCGAACCAATTTAACTTGAGCAAGGCCGAGTTGCTTTTATGCGAGGTTAGCGAACTACAGCATGAACATTGTGTTGTAGTCGATATTCGGCATGAGTTACCAAAGATTTTGCCTAGACTCATTCAGATTGATACGACCCAGCAGCGGCGCTCTTTACTGGCAGCCGGCAAAGCGTTCGCAGGAAGCGAGTCAGACTTAGAAGGAAACCTCAGGCAAAGGCGCTATCGTTTTGATCGAGTAACAGAATGGCTTACCGCCACCTTCTCGCAAGATCAAACAGTTGCTTGA
- the porin gene encoding porin — protein sequence MKKSLLAVAAIGAFASAAQAQSSVTVYGIIDAGFSSTSSRNGTNKATNAGFIQNGNGNETSSRLGFKGTEDLGGGTSAFFTAELELSNASSTQVLNGNRQTFVGLKKNGIGQGAIGTQYTLTHDAVAATDPGQSNNVVGSVIRPVAGASTASSVLGSDSAGGNHMVRSTNMIKFNSDKFAGFGLNAAYIQNNVNTNQTATGTNTVTGTGGTANFNGWNVSADYTWQKLYVAAAYASVKQEQNALIGTTAATITTPSTITAAVNPNTTTNNTYAGATYDFGILKAYAGWTNAKITNDYNSSQYLKRTGQQLGVRAMLTPKIEGWASAGNGRFTNYGVGTPTTNFNAWQLGSNYLLSKRTNLYAIYGQTIFSSSSAGGLTPSGAASSQYAMGVRHTF from the coding sequence ATGAAAAAATCGCTATTAGCAGTTGCAGCAATCGGCGCGTTTGCGTCAGCAGCTCAAGCTCAGTCATCAGTGACTGTTTATGGAATTATCGACGCTGGTTTCTCCAGCACTTCTTCACGTAACGGTACAAACAAAGCTACTAACGCTGGTTTCATCCAAAACGGTAACGGTAACGAAACATCAAGCCGTTTAGGTTTCAAAGGTACTGAAGACTTAGGTGGTGGTACTTCTGCATTCTTCACAGCTGAATTAGAGTTGTCAAACGCAAGCTCCACTCAAGTATTGAACGGTAACCGTCAAACTTTTGTTGGTTTGAAGAAAAACGGCATTGGTCAAGGTGCAATCGGTACACAATACACATTGACACATGATGCAGTTGCCGCAACTGACCCAGGCCAGTCTAATAACGTTGTTGGTAGCGTGATTCGCCCTGTAGCTGGTGCTTCAACAGCTTCTAGCGTTTTGGGTAGTGACTCTGCTGGTGGTAACCACATGGTTCGCTCCACTAACATGATCAAATTCAACAGCGACAAGTTTGCTGGTTTTGGTTTGAATGCTGCTTACATCCAAAATAACGTAAACACAAATCAAACTGCTACTGGTACTAACACTGTTACTGGTACAGGCGGTACAGCTAACTTTAACGGTTGGAACGTAAGTGCTGATTACACATGGCAAAAGCTTTATGTTGCAGCAGCGTATGCTTCTGTTAAGCAAGAGCAAAATGCTTTAATTGGTACTACTGCAGCAACAATTACAACACCTTCAACGATCACTGCAGCTGTAAACCCAAATACAACAACCAACAATACTTATGCTGGTGCAACTTATGACTTCGGTATTTTGAAGGCGTATGCTGGTTGGACAAATGCTAAGATCACCAATGATTACAACTCAAGCCAGTACCTTAAGCGTACAGGTCAACAGTTGGGTGTTCGCGCAATGTTGACTCCTAAGATCGAAGGTTGGGCTTCCGCAGGTAACGGCCGTTTCACTAACTACGGTGTTGGCACTCCTACAACTAACTTCAATGCATGGCAGTTGGGTTCTAACTACTTGTTGAGCAAGCGCACTAACTTGTACGCAATCTACGGTCAAACAATTTTCAGCTCATCTTCAGCTGGCGGTTTGACACCAAGTGGTGCAGCATCAAGCCAGTATGCAATGGGCGTGCGTCACACTTTCTAA
- a CDS encoding Large conductance mechanosensitive channel protein, whose translation MAVLKEFRDFAVKGNVIDLAVGVIIGGAFGKIVDSLVNDIVMPVISTLLGGHIDFTNLFLVLGKIPEGVPRTFDALKKAGVPIFAYGNFITISINFILLAFVIFQMVKVVNKIRTADAPPAPPTPEDIVLLREIRDSLKR comes from the coding sequence ATGGCCGTTTTAAAAGAGTTTCGGGACTTCGCTGTCAAAGGCAATGTGATTGATTTAGCTGTTGGCGTGATTATTGGCGGAGCCTTTGGCAAGATTGTTGACTCTTTAGTCAACGATATCGTCATGCCGGTTATTTCAACCCTGTTGGGGGGTCATATTGACTTTACCAACCTCTTTCTCGTTTTGGGCAAGATTCCAGAAGGGGTCCCGCGCACCTTTGATGCACTCAAAAAGGCTGGTGTGCCTATTTTTGCTTATGGCAACTTCATTACCATCTCAATTAACTTTATCTTGCTAGCTTTTGTGATCTTTCAGATGGTGAAAGTCGTCAATAAGATACGCACTGCAGATGCGCCACCAGCACCCCCAACGCCAGAAGATATTGTGCTTTTGCGAGAAATCCGCGATAGCCTAAAAAGATAA
- a CDS encoding ubiquinol-cytochrome c reductase, iron-sulfur subunit: protein MSDKPCMDKDRRNWLIATSAVGGVGAAAALYPFVDSFEPSERAKAAGAAVEIDISGMQPDEMRMVEWRGKPVWVVRRTPEQVAELSKIDSELADPDSLRDPAQFTPPYAQNQWRSIKPEYLVVVGICTHLGCSPTAKFESGPQPSLPNTWPGGFLCPCHGSTFDMAGRVFKNKPAPDNMEVPPHMYLSDTKILVGEDKKA, encoded by the coding sequence ATGAGTGACAAGCCCTGTATGGACAAGGATCGCCGCAATTGGTTGATCGCTACGTCAGCGGTTGGCGGTGTTGGTGCAGCCGCGGCCCTTTACCCTTTTGTAGATAGTTTTGAGCCTTCAGAGCGCGCTAAAGCAGCTGGAGCAGCTGTTGAGATTGATATCTCTGGCATGCAGCCAGATGAGATGCGCATGGTTGAGTGGCGCGGTAAGCCAGTTTGGGTTGTGCGTCGCACCCCAGAGCAGGTTGCTGAACTCTCTAAAATTGACTCAGAGCTTGCAGACCCAGATTCTTTAAGGGATCCAGCTCAATTTACCCCTCCTTACGCTCAAAACCAATGGCGTTCAATTAAGCCTGAATACCTGGTTGTAGTGGGTATTTGCACCCACTTGGGCTGCTCTCCAACTGCGAAGTTTGAGTCGGGCCCACAGCCTTCTTTGCCAAATACTTGGCCAGGCGGCTTCCTCTGCCCATGCCATGGCTCTACATTTGATATGGCAGGCCGCGTATTTAAGAACAAACCAGCCCCAGACAATATGGAAGTACCGCCGCATATGTATTTGAGCGATACCAAGATTCTGGTTGGCGAAGATAAGAAGGCCTAA